The Peribacillus sp. FSL E2-0218 genome contains a region encoding:
- a CDS encoding M14 family metallopeptidase, with the protein MDVYVRQNDSIWYYSQLFKVNYQLIIDSNRGIDPQGLMIGQRIKIPGFTSTAYKIKRGDSLWAIAKSRNLSLDALFAVNPGLNPNALQVGQTIDVPVRITWRLTQGNQNYDYETLLADIGRLKNIYPFIQTSPIGDSVLNRDIPEILIGQGDKRIHYNGSFHANEWITTPVIMTFLNDYVLAITNQTDIRGLSMLPYYQQTLLSIVPMVNPDGVELVQNGPPADETLRARLVGWNSGSEDFSGWKANINGVDLNDQFPAKWELEQARNMVNEPGPANYSGTGPLTQPEAIAMANLTRKRDFARVLAFHTQGEVIFWGFEDMEPPESETIVNEFARVSGYEPVKSANSYAGYKDWYIQDWRRPGFTVELGKGTNPLPISQFDEIYQKSLGIFLAGLYM; encoded by the coding sequence ATGGACGTTTATGTGAGGCAGAATGACTCTATATGGTATTATAGCCAATTATTCAAGGTCAACTACCAACTGATCATTGATTCCAATCGGGGAATCGATCCACAGGGCCTCATGATAGGACAGCGAATCAAAATTCCCGGCTTTACGTCGACGGCTTATAAGATTAAGCGGGGGGATTCATTATGGGCAATTGCCAAATCACGTAATCTTTCATTGGATGCCTTATTTGCGGTTAATCCTGGCCTCAACCCGAATGCCCTGCAAGTCGGCCAGACGATTGATGTGCCAGTAAGGATTACGTGGAGGCTCACACAAGGGAATCAGAACTATGACTATGAGACATTGCTTGCCGATATTGGACGGCTGAAAAACATTTACCCTTTTATTCAAACATCCCCGATTGGCGACTCGGTGTTAAATAGGGATATCCCCGAAATCCTCATCGGGCAGGGGGATAAACGCATTCATTATAATGGATCGTTTCATGCGAATGAATGGATTACGACCCCAGTGATCATGACCTTTTTAAATGATTATGTGTTGGCAATCACGAATCAAACGGATATCCGCGGTCTTTCCATGTTGCCCTATTATCAACAGACGCTTCTGTCGATCGTCCCGATGGTGAACCCGGATGGAGTGGAATTGGTGCAAAACGGCCCGCCGGCAGATGAGACATTGAGAGCGAGGCTCGTGGGATGGAATAGTGGCAGCGAGGACTTTTCCGGATGGAAGGCGAATATCAATGGCGTCGATCTGAACGATCAATTCCCCGCAAAATGGGAGCTGGAGCAGGCCCGCAACATGGTAAATGAACCAGGCCCGGCCAATTATTCGGGAACAGGGCCGCTTACACAGCCAGAAGCGATTGCGATGGCAAATCTAACGAGAAAGCGCGACTTTGCGAGAGTCCTCGCATTCCATACTCAAGGAGAGGTCATTTTTTGGGGGTTTGAAGATATGGAGCCGCCAGAGTCTGAAACGATAGTCAATGAGTTTGCGAGGGTAAGTGGCTATGAGCCCGTCAAGTCGGCCAATAGTTACGCAGGGTATAAGGATTGGTACATTCAGGACTGGCGGAGGCCGGGATTTACCGTTGAGCTTGGTAAAGGAACCAACCCGCTTCCTATATCCCAGTTCGATGAAATTTATCAAAAGTCACTTGGGATCTTCTTGGCAGGCTTGTATATGTAA
- the katA gene encoding catalase KatA → MTNKKNLTTSWGAPVGDNQNSITAGQRGPVLIQDVHLLEKLAHFNRERVPERVVHAKGAGAFGTFEVTNDLSQYTKAKLFNGVGKKTDLFIRFSTVAGELGSADTVRDPRGFAVKFYTEEGNYDIVGNNTPVFFIRDAIKFPDFIHTQKRDPRTHLKNPTAVWDFWSHSPESLHQVTILMSDRGIPATLRHTHGFGSHTFKWVNDEGKGVWVKYHFKTEQGIKNLDVNLAAKLAGENPDYHTEDLFNAIEKGDFPAWKLYVQIMPLEDADTYRFDPFDVTKVWSQKDYPLIELGRMELNRNPENYFAEVEQATFSPGTFVPGIEASPDKMLQGRLFAYGDAHRYRVGANHNHLPVNRPKVEANNYQRDGFMRADDNGKGSVYYEPNSFGGPVESTENKVAPFEVTGQAAQVGHNSDDHYTQAGDLYRLLSAEEKTRLVETIVGAMKPVELEEIKLRQIGHFYKADPEYGTRVAEGLGLAVPQEA, encoded by the coding sequence ATGACGAATAAGAAAAACCTTACAACAAGCTGGGGCGCACCAGTCGGGGATAATCAAAACTCAATCACGGCTGGCCAACGCGGTCCTGTACTCATTCAAGACGTGCACTTATTGGAAAAACTGGCCCACTTCAATCGTGAGCGTGTGCCTGAACGTGTCGTTCATGCGAAAGGTGCCGGTGCATTCGGCACTTTCGAAGTGACGAACGACCTTTCTCAGTATACGAAAGCTAAACTTTTCAATGGTGTTGGCAAGAAGACGGATTTATTTATCCGTTTCTCAACGGTGGCCGGTGAATTGGGCTCCGCGGATACAGTACGTGATCCACGTGGATTCGCGGTTAAATTTTATACGGAAGAAGGAAATTACGATATCGTCGGCAATAATACGCCGGTATTCTTCATTCGCGATGCAATCAAATTCCCTGATTTCATCCATACACAAAAGCGAGATCCTAGAACACATTTGAAAAATCCAACGGCAGTTTGGGATTTCTGGTCACATTCGCCAGAATCTTTGCACCAAGTTACGATCTTGATGTCTGACAGGGGCATTCCGGCAACGCTTCGCCATACACATGGCTTCGGAAGCCATACATTCAAATGGGTGAATGATGAAGGAAAAGGCGTTTGGGTGAAATATCACTTCAAAACAGAACAGGGCATCAAGAACCTGGATGTTAATCTAGCTGCAAAACTAGCAGGCGAAAACCCTGATTATCATACGGAAGACCTTTTCAATGCCATCGAAAAAGGAGACTTCCCGGCATGGAAACTTTATGTTCAAATCATGCCTTTGGAAGATGCGGACACATACCGTTTCGATCCGTTCGATGTGACGAAGGTATGGTCGCAAAAAGATTATCCGTTAATTGAACTTGGCCGGATGGAATTGAACCGAAATCCGGAAAACTACTTTGCTGAAGTGGAGCAAGCCACGTTCTCACCGGGAACATTCGTCCCTGGAATTGAAGCCTCCCCAGATAAAATGCTTCAAGGACGTCTATTTGCCTATGGCGATGCCCACCGTTACCGTGTTGGCGCGAATCACAACCACCTTCCGGTAAATCGTCCGAAGGTGGAGGCGAACAACTACCAGCGTGATGGATTCATGCGGGCAGATGACAATGGCAAGGGCTCGGTTTATTATGAACCGAATAGCTTTGGCGGTCCTGTGGAATCAACGGAAAATAAAGTCGCTCCTTTTGAAGTGACTGGGCAAGCTGCCCAAGTCGGCCATAATTCCGATGATCACTACACACAAGCGGGCGACTTATACCGGTTATTGAGTGCCGAAGAGAAAACCCGCCTCGTGGAAACGATCGTCGGCGCAATGAAGCCTGTCGAATTGGAAGAAATCAAGCTTCGTCAAATCGGCCACTTCTACAAAGCCGATCCAGAATACGGAACACGCGTCGCCGAAGGTTTAGGCTTGGCGGTCCCGCAAGAAGCGTAA
- the purT gene encoding phosphoribosylglycinamide formyltransferase 2: MYKSKKILLLGSGELGKEILLEAQRLGVETVAVDRYEHAPAMQVAHRSHVINMLDAAQLRGVVEKEQPDLIVPEIEAIATAALVELEEEGFPVIPSARAAKLTMDREGIRRLASESLNIPTAAYKFADTYEEFVQAAKEIGFPNVIKPLMSSSGKGQSVCRTEADLKECWKIAMEGGRVQNARVIIEEFIHFDSEITLLTVRAVNGTLYCAPIGHIQQGGDYIESWQPHDMTEAQINEAKRIALAITDELGGYGLFGVELFLSGDKVYFSEVSPRPHDTGLVTLVTQNLSEFALHVRAILGFPIPEIHLITPGASRPLKASEELAEYSIVGVDKALALPNTEVRLFGKPVTKIGRRVAVALSSAASIEAARENAARALECLTVKK; the protein is encoded by the coding sequence ATGTATAAATCAAAAAAGATTCTATTATTGGGCTCAGGTGAATTGGGGAAAGAAATCCTGCTTGAGGCACAGCGTCTTGGGGTGGAGACAGTGGCAGTCGACCGTTATGAACATGCCCCTGCCATGCAGGTCGCCCACCGCAGCCATGTCATCAATATGCTGGATGCAGCACAGCTTCGGGGAGTCGTGGAAAAAGAACAGCCTGATTTGATCGTCCCGGAAATCGAAGCCATCGCTACTGCAGCATTGGTGGAATTGGAAGAAGAGGGCTTTCCCGTCATTCCGTCCGCGAGGGCAGCAAAATTAACGATGGACCGTGAAGGAATCAGGAGACTGGCTTCCGAATCCTTGAACATTCCGACTGCCGCCTACAAATTCGCTGATACATATGAAGAATTTGTCCAAGCTGCCAAAGAAATCGGCTTTCCGAATGTCATTAAACCGCTGATGAGCTCCTCTGGGAAAGGGCAAAGTGTGTGCCGCACGGAAGCTGACCTAAAAGAGTGCTGGAAAATCGCCATGGAAGGCGGCCGGGTTCAAAATGCGCGTGTGATCATTGAAGAATTCATCCATTTTGATTCGGAAATCACATTGCTGACAGTCCGAGCCGTAAACGGGACCCTGTATTGTGCGCCCATCGGCCATATTCAACAGGGCGGGGATTATATAGAATCGTGGCAGCCGCATGATATGACGGAAGCCCAGATAAACGAAGCGAAGCGGATTGCCCTAGCCATTACGGATGAACTTGGAGGATACGGATTATTCGGAGTCGAGCTTTTCCTTTCAGGGGATAAAGTCTATTTCAGCGAAGTATCTCCCCGTCCGCATGATACGGGACTGGTGACATTAGTGACACAGAATTTATCCGAGTTTGCCCTGCATGTTCGAGCGATCTTGGGATTCCCCATCCCGGAAATCCATTTGATCACCCCAGGCGCTAGCCGCCCATTAAAGGCGTCCGAGGAGTTGGCGGAATATTCGATCGTTGGTGTTGATAAAGCTTTGGCTTTACCGAATACGGAGGTGCGCCTCTTCGGAAAACCAGTCACCAAGATTGGGAGAAGGGTGGCCGTTGCCCTCTCATCCGCTGCTTCAATCGAAGCAGCGAGGGAGAATGCGGCCCGGGCTTTGGAATGCTTAACGGTGAAGAAGTAA
- a CDS encoding alkaline phosphatase: MNRTWSKKVLPLTLASALTVGSLTWSASESASARGKSNEDPEIRNVIFMIGDGMGVSYTSAYRYLKNNPNTMVAERTEFDKYLVGQQMTYPEDAAQNITDSASAATAMSSGVKTYNAAIAVDNDKSEVKTVLEAAKQKGKATGLVATSEITHATPASFGAHDENRKNMNSIADDYYKELIKGKHKIDVLLGGGKSNFVRPDINLAKAFKKDGYSYVTDKKQMLKDKNEQVLGLFASEGLPKMIDRPSETPSLKDMTNSAIKRLDKNKKGFFLMVEGSQVDWAGHDNDIVGAMSEMEDFEKAYKAAIEFAKKDKHTLVVATADHSTGGFSIGAKGIYNWYGEPIKAAKRTPDFMADAIVKGADAEKTLKQFINQKKLKLTSEEIKSVTDAAETKNVTNIDNAIEAIFDNRTNTAWTTGGHTGEDVPVYAYGPYKERFAGQVDNTDHAKIIFELLKKQK; encoded by the coding sequence TTGAATCGTACATGGAGTAAAAAGGTTTTGCCGCTTACGCTGGCATCGGCACTGACAGTTGGAAGTTTAACTTGGTCTGCATCAGAATCTGCATCGGCAAGGGGCAAGTCGAATGAAGATCCGGAAATCAGGAATGTCATCTTCATGATAGGTGACGGGATGGGTGTTTCCTATACGTCCGCTTACCGGTATTTAAAAAATAACCCGAATACCATGGTGGCGGAACGGACAGAGTTCGATAAATACCTGGTTGGTCAGCAGATGACATATCCGGAAGATGCTGCCCAAAATATTACGGATTCAGCTTCGGCCGCAACGGCAATGTCTTCCGGCGTGAAGACTTATAATGCCGCGATTGCGGTGGATAATGATAAATCCGAAGTCAAAACCGTCCTCGAAGCAGCGAAGCAAAAAGGAAAAGCGACTGGATTGGTCGCCACCTCCGAAATCACTCATGCGACACCTGCATCATTTGGCGCTCATGATGAAAACCGGAAAAACATGAATTCGATTGCCGACGATTATTATAAAGAGCTGATCAAGGGCAAGCATAAAATCGACGTCCTCTTAGGCGGCGGAAAATCCAATTTTGTCCGCCCGGACATCAATTTGGCGAAGGCCTTCAAAAAAGACGGATATAGTTATGTGACGGATAAGAAACAAATGCTCAAGGATAAAAATGAGCAGGTGCTAGGTTTGTTCGCTTCCGAAGGACTCCCGAAAATGATCGATCGCCCAAGTGAAACGCCTTCCTTGAAAGACATGACCAATTCGGCGATTAAGCGTCTGGATAAAAATAAGAAGGGGTTCTTCCTGATGGTCGAGGGCAGCCAAGTCGATTGGGCTGGACATGATAATGACATCGTTGGCGCCATGAGTGAAATGGAGGACTTTGAAAAGGCATATAAAGCGGCGATAGAATTTGCGAAGAAAGACAAACATACCTTGGTAGTGGCAACGGCAGACCATTCAACAGGAGGATTCTCGATCGGTGCCAAAGGTATATATAACTGGTACGGTGAACCGATCAAGGCGGCCAAACGCACCCCGGACTTCATGGCGGATGCAATCGTAAAAGGGGCCGATGCTGAAAAGACTTTAAAGCAATTCATCAATCAAAAGAAATTGAAGCTAACGAGCGAGGAAATCAAGTCGGTAACAGATGCGGCCGAAACAAAAAATGTCACGAACATCGATAACGCCATAGAAGCAATTTTCGATAACCGGACGAATACAGCATGGACCACCGGAGGACATACGGGTGAAGATGTACCGGTCTATGCTTATGGACCTTATAAAGAACGTTTTGCCGGGCAGGTCGATAACACGGATCATGCCAAGATCATCTTTGAGCTATTAAAGAAACAGAAATAA